The Panicum virgatum strain AP13 chromosome 6K, P.virgatum_v5, whole genome shotgun sequence nucleotide sequence CTAGGGTAACCACATAATGCATAACTGCTGCTATACCTTTTGCACTTTTTGCTTTTTTTCGAGAGGAAAACATTCGATAATGATTTCCATTGGTGCTCAAGAAGATCGAAGCCTGTAATTTAGTTAGCGTAGTACTATTCCCGGTAGAGTCTTGATAGTTATTATACCAATTTGGGCATGTTCTTTCTTTACAACTGGTTCTCTATAAACAAAAACTCCTCGTGATCTGTCACTATACCCGTGATGAGCCACAAGTCAAAACACGTTCTCCGGGGAACATTTGGCTCTGCACCGCGATGAGACAAGTCAAAACACATGTCTCCACCAGCACATGGTTTGTCTTTAAGAAGGCTCGCGGCAGCGGAAGACCCTGCCATTAACCAGCTCCATCAGCTCTGCTGCCTGGAGGTGTGCTAGTATCTGTTCAACGAGCAAGCGTGTGGCCATGGCGATGTTCACCAGAGCCTTGCAATTGGCTCTCAGGTAGGTGTGGTCTGAGTTCagtttcaggctttcagctAGTGTCTGGCAGAACCATGGCATCAATGGATTTCGTGTCTCGCAGGGAGAAGAGGAGCAGGATCATTGGGCCAGGATCGCCGTCAGTCTTCCTCGCAAATTCCTTCTCATCCTCGGCTCCGAGCTCCCAGAGTCCGCAGAGGTGATGTACACAGTAGTGCTCTGTTTTCCTACATCGGAGATGGATGCATGGAGGTGAAGTGTCATGTGGAATTATTGGTGGCCTGTAGGCTGGCCGGGAAAGTCGCCGTCATCACCGGTGGCGCGAGCGGCATCGGCAAGGCGACCGCCGCCGAGTTCGTCAGGAACGGCGCCAAGGTGGTGATCGCCGACATCCAGGACGACCTGGGCCACGCCGTggccgcggagctcggcggcccGGGCGCGGCATGCTACACCCGCTGCGACGTGGCCGACGAGGCGCAGGTCGCGGCGGCCGTGGACCTCGCGGTCGCCCGCCACGGGCACCTCGACGTCATGTTCAACCACGCCGGCATCGGGGGCGCcacggggacgccgccgccgctgggcgcCGTGGACCTCGCCGACTTCGACCGCGTGATGGCGGTCAACGCCCGGGGCGTGCTGGCGGGGCTCAAGCACGCGGCGCGGGTCAtggtcccgcgccgccgcggcagcatCATCTGCACCGCGAGCGTCGCCGCGCTGCTGGGCGGCGTGGCCACCCCGGCGTACGGCGCGTCcaaggcggcggtgctggggcTGGTGCGCGCCGCGGCAGCGGAGCTGGCGCGCTCCGGCGTGCGCGTGAACGCCATCTGCCCCAGCGCCATCGTGACGCCCATGTGCCTGCAGAGCCTCGGGTCGTGGCTCCCCGGGATGAGCCCGGAGGAGATCAAGCGGATGGTGGAGGTCGACACGAACCCGATGGCCGGGACGGTGCTGGAGGCGGAGGACATCGCGAGGGCGGCGCTGTACCTGGCGTCCGACGAGGCCAAGTACGTGAACGGGCACAACTTCGTCATCGACGGCGGCTTGTCGGTTTCGGTGGGCAAGACAGCCTAGTAAAGATACCGGCGCCACCATGCCGTGAAGCAAGGATCAATCAGCTGCCGATTAATTTCGGGGGCTATTGGCCCTGTTTGATTCTGCTTTTGTGAACCTCTGAGAAGTAGGATTCGGAGATTCTGCTATCCAGAGAATCGGCTGTCTAAATAAGCTGAGTATTTGACAATTCTAATTATTTCGAGTCGATTATCTGTGTTGAGTGGTAAAATATCTAAAATACTCCTAAGTCTGATGGTATCTCTTTTATATTGAATACAAGCatatatttctaaagcaaggATTGTATCTTTGGTCCGTTAATCGGAGTTCTAATCAGAATCCGGTGACCGTTTGCTGAGTTAAGGGTTCGAGACCGTTTAGAATTAGAATTATTTCGACCGCGTGATGGCGGTCAACGCCCGGGGCGTGCTGGCGGGGCTCAAGCACGCGGCGCGGGTCAtggtcccgcgccgccgcggcagcatCATCTGCACCGCGAGCGTCGCCGCGCTGCTGGGCGGCGTGGCCACCTCGGCGTAAGGCGCGTCCAAGGCCGCGGTGCTGGCCTGGTGCGCGCCgttgcggcggagctcgggcgctCCGGCGTGCGCGTGAACGCCAT carries:
- the LOC120712283 gene encoding momilactone A synthase-like, whose product is MAMFTRALQLALREKRSRIIGPGSPSVFLANSFSSSAPSSQSPQRLAGKVAVITGGASGIGKATAAEFVRNGAKVVIADIQDDLGHAVAAELGGPGAACYTRCDVADEAQVAAAVDLAVARHGHLDVMFNHAGIGGATGTPPPLGAVDLADFDRVMAVNARGVLAGLKHAARVMVPRRRGSIICTASVAALLGGVATPAYGASKAAVLGLVRAAAAELARSGVRVNAICPSAIVTPMCLQSLGSWLPGMSPEEIKRMVEVDTNPMAGTVLEAEDIARAALYLASDEAKYVNGHNFVIDGGLSVSVGKTA